The genome window TGCGCGCGTCCGAAGGGCACGCCCGGATGATCGACCGGCAGATTGAGGTTTTCGAGCGTGAAGGTGACGTTTTCCTCTTCGGCCATGTCGACAATCCGGAGGAGCGTGTCGCGCGCTTTCAGCCACATCGCGCCGGTGACCACTTCGACCGGCTGGACGGGTAGGCCCCCATCTCCGAGGCCGGTGCCGTGCAGGTTCAGTCGCTGCACACCGAGCCGCTTGCCGATCTCAGCGGTTTGGCGCGCCGTCCTTAAAAGTTCGGCGGCGCCCTCGTCGTCGGTCAGGCGGCCGGTGAGATAGCCGTTCATGATCGTGAAGGTCGCGCCTGTTGTCTCCAGTTTGGCGAGGTCGTACTCCGGCCAGTTCCAGAGACCGACGCCGAAGCCCATTTCCTTCAGGCGCGCGGCGC of Rhizobium sp. BT04 contains these proteins:
- a CDS encoding TIM barrel protein, with amino-acid sequence MSAANTSPFPLAACAEMLWRDKPIEWRAARLKEMGFGVGLWNWPEYDLAKLETTGATFTIMNGYLTGRLTDDEGAAELLRTARQTAEIGKRLGVQRLNLHGTGLGDGGLPVQPVEVVTGAMWLKARDTLLRIVDMAEEENVTFTLENLNLPVDHPGVPFGRAQDTLALVSSVDHPRLRLNLDLYHAQIGEGNLIELCRKCLPWIGEIQVADVPGRCEPGTGEINWRGIARALNAMGYSGPVGMEAWSAGDPEAALEAFRTAFTL